Proteins encoded by one window of Candidatus Sumerlaea chitinivorans:
- a CDS encoding Peptide deformylase, giving the protein MSTLTIVKYGHPILREKARDVKKFGSRERDLITAMAETMYEARGIGLAAPQVGISERLFVVDVDQDDEIGPSSRRLRVFINPEIIWESEEDEPFKEGCLSIPGVEAEVYRPSRIKVVARDENFEPFELEAGELLARVIQHEFDHLEGILFVDRVAASRRAALAGQLNKIKRATLEDLRAAGLAI; this is encoded by the coding sequence ATGAGCACCCTGACAATCGTAAAATATGGGCACCCGATCCTACGGGAAAAAGCGCGCGATGTGAAAAAATTTGGATCGCGGGAACGTGACCTGATTACGGCGATGGCCGAAACAATGTACGAAGCGCGTGGAATTGGCCTTGCTGCGCCGCAGGTAGGGATCTCCGAGCGGCTTTTTGTTGTGGACGTTGATCAAGACGACGAGATCGGCCCGTCAAGCCGGCGTCTCCGTGTGTTCATCAATCCCGAGATCATTTGGGAAAGCGAAGAAGACGAACCCTTTAAAGAAGGCTGCCTGAGTATCCCCGGCGTCGAGGCAGAGGTCTATCGTCCGTCACGCATCAAAGTTGTGGCTCGGGACGAGAATTTCGAGCCCTTCGAGTTGGAGGCCGGCGAGCTTTTGGCTCGGGTCATCCAACACGAATTTGACCATCTTGAAGGAATTCTTTTCGTGGATCGTGTTGCAGCCTCTCGGCGCGCAGCCCTTGCCGGTCAGCTCAACAAAATTAAGCGAGCAACTCTTGAAGACCTTCGCGCTGCTGGATTAGCCATCTAA
- a CDS encoding diguanylate cyclase/phosphodiesterase (GGDEF & EAL domains) with PAS/PAC sensor(s), whose amino-acid sequence MTEKRKTYVDFLPHVRTRLAAGLHVAAVVLLVVIGVTAWLTLTREIRKANAYFQASHRAHVITRYTLMLQHAIEPFTRLGNWMPLMALQTTNWADELQRLESATQPLIPKNDSSRIRDIRRNLRKLHDARLYALRLLSEGTSLPLEQLPKEVAQVTLSKEEQVLSAPLKVRRAIDLLESPAVEQALLSVRNDTWNLSETLHLYGIQLANRIENQLLGIFLGLGLLVLILIGSHGVDLWLRRGRIALSQAFVEMGEKLSSVGSTHEACRLILEAADRFIGWDSASVALWDPQTSSFQTVLAFDEIEGKRTPITMDRQYPVNSIFRRVLAGESLLFLRGTKREPPDDLRPFGDESQVSKSLMYVPIRLGERSIGLITIQSYRPRAYGDNDLRLLEWLADRFAAALERAQLVEALRTSEERYRVLSERNLDGVYIHDGEHFLYANHSLAHMLGYNNVADLTEHVHVIDVIHPDDRPAWLERMKQRLGGQSDLSPIRLRILRKDGETIYCDSMGTVVELQGRKVIMGTLREVTAQVRAEEELRRLHDIYRQAILSANAVPYRLDFRTKRYDFPAGEIERLTGYSSEELTWENFGTHVIAKEVFYPRVELPDSGNGGREQLQKRLEETRRNKILRGEIGRYQAEYLFRCKDGRLIWLADSAMTERDQTGEIIASIGILQDITERKRLEQRAQVFAELGNKLTTVTSAAEAAELIAGAAAQLFEWHSCNIRMLDSLTGKMSALVCYDTIGGVLQRINPESSFPSAPTPLETQAMEGKAILIVDRETDERAALLTSFGDPNARSQSVMIVGIRSGDQALGTLSFQSYRKHAFTPRDLEDLQALAGYCAAGLERVQSYERLQISESQLRTIWEQAAVAMRLTDSQGLVWMVNPAYCELTGKTEEELIGKPFTVVYDSEHWEEMEAKYRERFATQTVEPVLQRKVRLWNGRELWVEIANRFVKTQQGVMLISFIADRTKELTLQHELERKNQELETLATTDALTGLANRRLALTLFERELGRARRYRLLLSVLMLDIDHFKQINDTYGHLVGDEVLRRLGEVVRTNIRAVDVAGRYGGEEFLIVMPETGLEGALVFAERLRSRVADLEFDAGPGKTFRITISVGVTQCEDADAATIDDLLAAADRALYQAKREGRNRVAVA is encoded by the coding sequence GTGACAGAAAAGCGCAAGACATACGTCGATTTCCTTCCGCACGTACGCACGCGGTTGGCCGCAGGGCTTCATGTCGCCGCAGTTGTGTTGCTCGTCGTGATAGGAGTGACAGCGTGGTTGACTCTTACGCGTGAAATCCGCAAAGCCAACGCGTATTTTCAGGCGTCCCATCGAGCGCATGTCATTACCCGCTATACTCTGATGCTCCAACACGCGATTGAACCATTTACGCGGTTGGGAAACTGGATGCCTCTTATGGCACTGCAGACCACGAACTGGGCCGATGAGTTGCAGCGACTTGAGAGTGCGACTCAACCTCTCATCCCCAAAAACGATTCCTCTCGTATTAGAGATATTCGCAGAAACCTCCGCAAGCTTCACGATGCTCGCCTGTACGCTCTACGCCTTCTTAGTGAAGGGACAAGCCTTCCTTTGGAGCAACTGCCAAAGGAGGTAGCACAGGTCACGCTCTCCAAAGAAGAGCAGGTGTTGTCCGCCCCACTAAAGGTTCGGCGTGCGATTGATCTTTTGGAGTCGCCTGCGGTTGAACAGGCTCTCCTCTCCGTACGCAACGACACGTGGAATCTCAGCGAAACGCTTCATTTATATGGTATTCAACTCGCTAACCGAATTGAAAACCAGCTGCTCGGCATTTTTCTCGGATTAGGCTTACTAGTTCTAATACTCATAGGATCCCATGGAGTAGACCTGTGGCTTCGTCGAGGGAGGATCGCACTAAGCCAAGCATTCGTAGAGATGGGCGAGAAACTCAGCAGTGTGGGATCCACCCACGAGGCGTGTCGCCTGATTTTAGAAGCAGCGGACCGCTTCATTGGGTGGGATTCGGCAAGCGTTGCGTTGTGGGACCCGCAAACCTCTTCCTTTCAAACCGTTTTAGCTTTCGACGAGATCGAGGGGAAACGCACCCCTATCACGATGGACCGACAATACCCCGTGAACTCAATTTTCCGCCGAGTTCTTGCGGGTGAATCCCTGCTTTTCCTTCGGGGGACAAAGCGTGAGCCCCCTGACGATTTGCGCCCATTCGGTGACGAATCCCAGGTTAGCAAATCGCTTATGTACGTTCCCATTCGCCTTGGGGAGCGCAGCATTGGGCTGATTACCATCCAAAGTTATCGGCCACGCGCCTATGGAGATAATGATCTTCGCCTACTTGAGTGGCTTGCCGACCGATTTGCAGCGGCTCTCGAACGTGCTCAACTTGTCGAAGCCCTTCGCACCAGTGAAGAACGTTATCGGGTGCTGAGTGAACGGAATCTTGACGGTGTTTACATCCACGACGGAGAGCACTTCCTCTACGCCAATCATTCGCTGGCTCACATGCTTGGTTACAATAACGTAGCGGACTTGACCGAGCATGTTCACGTGATTGACGTCATCCACCCTGATGACCGACCAGCTTGGTTAGAGCGCATGAAACAGCGCTTAGGGGGGCAGTCAGATCTTTCACCAATCCGATTGCGCATACTTCGCAAGGACGGCGAGACAATCTACTGTGATAGCATGGGAACGGTCGTGGAGCTGCAGGGGCGCAAGGTGATTATGGGGACCCTTCGCGAAGTCACTGCGCAGGTCCGAGCTGAAGAGGAGTTGCGTCGCCTCCACGACATTTACCGTCAGGCGATCTTGTCGGCAAATGCAGTGCCTTACCGCTTGGATTTTCGAACCAAGCGCTATGACTTCCCAGCCGGCGAGATCGAACGCCTTACTGGGTATTCCTCGGAAGAGCTAACATGGGAGAATTTTGGCACCCACGTAATTGCAAAGGAAGTCTTTTACCCACGGGTCGAGTTGCCAGATTCAGGGAATGGTGGCAGGGAGCAGCTCCAAAAACGCCTGGAAGAGACCCGACGGAATAAAATCCTGCGCGGGGAGATTGGCCGCTATCAAGCGGAGTATCTGTTCCGATGTAAAGATGGGCGCTTGATCTGGCTCGCCGACAGCGCCATGACCGAACGAGACCAGACTGGCGAGATCATTGCCTCCATTGGCATTTTACAGGACATCACCGAACGAAAACGCTTGGAACAGCGAGCTCAGGTTTTTGCAGAGCTTGGAAACAAGCTTACCACAGTCACAAGCGCTGCAGAGGCTGCAGAGCTAATTGCGGGTGCGGCTGCACAACTCTTCGAATGGCATTCCTGTAACATTCGCATGCTTGATAGTCTAACAGGCAAGATGTCCGCGCTCGTCTGTTATGATACAATTGGTGGAGTTCTTCAGCGCATTAATCCCGAAAGCAGCTTCCCGAGCGCACCTACCCCGCTGGAAACCCAGGCTATGGAAGGCAAAGCCATTCTGATTGTGGATCGAGAGACTGACGAGCGGGCTGCACTGCTGACTTCGTTCGGCGATCCCAACGCACGCAGTCAATCTGTAATGATCGTTGGCATTCGATCGGGTGACCAAGCGTTGGGCACACTTTCCTTCCAAAGCTACCGCAAGCATGCCTTCACCCCACGGGACTTGGAGGATCTGCAAGCGCTTGCGGGGTACTGTGCGGCAGGACTTGAGCGAGTGCAGAGTTACGAACGCCTGCAAATAAGTGAATCGCAGCTGCGCACCATTTGGGAGCAAGCTGCCGTTGCCATGCGCCTCACGGATTCGCAAGGCCTCGTGTGGATGGTCAACCCCGCATATTGTGAGCTAACCGGAAAGACCGAAGAAGAATTGATCGGGAAACCTTTCACGGTGGTCTACGATTCTGAGCATTGGGAGGAAATGGAAGCGAAGTACCGCGAACGGTTTGCAACCCAAACCGTGGAACCAGTTCTACAAAGAAAGGTTCGCCTTTGGAATGGCCGTGAGCTTTGGGTAGAGATCGCCAACCGCTTTGTCAAAACCCAACAGGGAGTGATGCTGATCTCGTTCATTGCAGATCGAACAAAAGAACTCACCCTTCAACATGAGCTGGAGCGAAAGAACCAAGAGCTGGAGACTCTTGCGACAACAGATGCTCTTACGGGGCTTGCCAACCGCCGTTTGGCACTGACGCTCTTTGAGCGTGAATTGGGTCGGGCACGGCGTTATCGGCTGCTGCTCTCGGTGCTGATGCTCGACATTGACCACTTTAAGCAAATCAACGACACCTACGGGCATCTTGTTGGGGACGAAGTGCTGCGCAGGTTGGGCGAGGTGGTCCGTACAAATATCCGTGCCGTGGATGTTGCGGGTCGCTATGGTGGCGAGGAGTTTCTCATTGTGATGCCGGAAACCGGCCTGGAGGGAGCGCTGGTTTTTGCAGAAAGGCTCCGCTCCCGGGTTGCCGACCTTGAGTTTGACGCGGGTCCAGGCAAGACATTCCGCATCACCATCAGCGTAGGGGTCACGCAGTGCGAGGACGCTGACGCGGCTACGATTGACGACCTCTTGGCGGCAGCAGATCGCGCCCTTTATCAAGCAAAACGCGAGGGGCGGAACCGCGTGGCCGTCGCATAG
- a CDS encoding glycosyl transferase, family 2 codes for MPGNPDLSRAAARPHLSLIIPAYNEQERLSAALPPVLRYLANQPYTWEIVVVDDGSRDATSEVARQVGADYPVRVLRNEPNRGKGYSIRRGMLEARGEFRLFSDADFSTPIEEIEKFWRAVDEGYDVVIASRALRESQLLVRQNWMRETMGRTFNLIVQALLLPGIHDTQCGFKMFSARAAEAVFPEQSLDGFSFDVEILALALRKGFRVKEIPIRWINSPATKVSPIRDAVKMFRDVLRVRWRLR; via the coding sequence GTGCCTGGAAACCCGGATCTTTCGCGGGCAGCAGCGCGTCCGCATTTGAGTCTGATTATTCCAGCGTACAACGAGCAAGAGCGCCTTTCTGCAGCACTTCCGCCAGTCTTGCGTTATCTGGCAAATCAGCCATACACGTGGGAAATCGTCGTAGTAGACGACGGAAGCCGAGATGCCACGAGCGAAGTCGCCCGGCAAGTTGGGGCGGATTATCCAGTCCGCGTCCTGCGCAACGAACCAAACCGTGGGAAGGGCTACTCCATTCGGCGCGGTATGTTGGAGGCGCGTGGAGAGTTTCGACTTTTTAGCGATGCGGACTTTTCCACTCCTATCGAAGAGATCGAGAAGTTTTGGCGAGCCGTTGACGAAGGCTATGACGTGGTGATCGCTTCGCGGGCGTTGCGTGAGTCCCAACTTTTGGTACGCCAGAATTGGATGCGCGAAACGATGGGACGGACGTTCAATCTCATTGTCCAAGCCCTCCTCTTGCCCGGAATTCACGATACCCAATGCGGATTCAAGATGTTCTCCGCGCGAGCGGCTGAGGCCGTATTCCCGGAGCAGAGTTTGGACGGATTTTCGTTTGACGTGGAGATCCTCGCGCTTGCCCTCCGTAAGGGATTTCGCGTCAAGGAGATTCCGATTCGATGGATCAATTCCCCAGCCACGAAGGTCTCGCCCATTCGAGATGCAGTCAAAATGTTTCGCGATGTGCTGCGAGTGCGCTGGCGCTTGCGGTAG
- a CDS encoding SSU ribosomal protein S2p (SAe), with product MVNITMKQLLEAGVHFGHQSRRWNPKMKPYIYTERNGIYIIDLKKTLKMLRDACRFVRDAVADGKTVLFVGTKKQAKDSIYEAARDCNMFYVNNRWLGGMLTNFRTVRRSVMRLLEIERMEQDGTLQQYSKKEQAMILREKVGLEKNLAGVKKMDQLPGVLFVVDPHKEAIAVKEARKLHIPVVAIVDTNCDPDMVDWVIPGNDDAIRAVKLISQKIAESVHEGLLARADTGQPLQTELPAAPPTVDIESLERRMKYDTEEDEEEGGEIDYEAVALAEPDEEILAAKQEAEEEEEEQR from the coding sequence ATGGTTAATATAACCATGAAACAGCTTTTGGAAGCTGGGGTGCACTTCGGACACCAGAGTCGCCGCTGGAACCCGAAGATGAAGCCCTACATTTACACCGAGCGCAACGGCATCTACATTATTGACCTGAAGAAAACCCTCAAAATGTTGCGCGATGCCTGCCGGTTCGTGCGCGACGCCGTCGCAGACGGCAAGACCGTCCTTTTTGTCGGCACAAAAAAACAGGCAAAAGATTCCATTTACGAAGCTGCGCGCGACTGCAACATGTTCTACGTCAACAACCGCTGGCTCGGTGGCATGTTGACCAATTTCCGGACTGTTCGACGAAGCGTGATGCGCTTGCTTGAAATCGAGCGCATGGAGCAAGACGGCACGCTCCAACAGTACTCGAAAAAAGAACAGGCCATGATTCTTCGCGAAAAGGTGGGACTCGAGAAGAACCTCGCCGGCGTGAAAAAGATGGATCAATTGCCGGGGGTCCTCTTCGTTGTGGATCCACATAAAGAAGCCATTGCAGTCAAGGAGGCGCGTAAGCTCCACATTCCGGTGGTCGCAATCGTTGATACGAACTGTGATCCCGACATGGTGGACTGGGTCATCCCGGGAAATGACGACGCAATCCGCGCTGTAAAGCTCATTTCCCAGAAAATCGCCGAGAGTGTTCACGAAGGCTTATTGGCCCGCGCCGATACCGGCCAGCCTCTTCAGACCGAGTTGCCGGCTGCTCCGCCGACGGTTGACATTGAGAGCCTTGAGCGCCGCATGAAGTATGACACCGAAGAGGATGAAGAAGAGGGCGGCGAGATCGACTACGAAGCCGTCGCTTTGGCGGAGCCCGATGAGGAAATCCTCGCTGCTAAGCAGGAAGCTGAAGAGGAGGAAGAAGAGCAGCGCTAA
- a CDS encoding General secretion pathway protein G, which produces MPRRNSAFTLIELLIVVAIIAILAAIAVPNFLEAQTRSKVARCAADMRSLRTALESYAVDNNRYPETDLGTMTISQSGCGMLRLTTPLAYITSIPKSPFQEFNMGNPGSPKLANRMNIYLYVRAQRLDSTDPNVGLTPDSSPADGLDDNYQQDRIRYIAQNASLIINAAERMKGAWELKSVGPNNVDDFNVFGANARRYDPTNGTISMGDVVVFSDITDTK; this is translated from the coding sequence ATGCCACGCAGAAATTCCGCTTTCACTCTGATCGAGCTGCTGATCGTGGTGGCAATCATCGCGATCTTGGCGGCAATTGCCGTTCCAAACTTCCTCGAGGCGCAGACTCGCTCGAAGGTCGCTCGTTGCGCCGCTGACATGCGCAGCCTTCGCACAGCCCTCGAGTCCTATGCTGTGGACAACAACCGTTACCCGGAGACCGACTTGGGCACGATGACCATCTCGCAGTCCGGTTGCGGGATGCTGAGACTTACCACGCCCTTGGCCTATATCACTTCAATTCCCAAATCCCCATTCCAAGAATTCAACATGGGAAACCCGGGTTCGCCAAAACTGGCCAACCGGATGAACATTTATCTCTACGTCCGTGCCCAAAGACTGGATTCCACGGATCCGAACGTTGGTCTGACGCCTGACAGCTCACCTGCCGATGGGCTCGACGATAATTATCAGCAGGACCGGATTCGCTACATTGCCCAGAACGCGAGCCTGATCATCAACGCGGCAGAGCGCATGAAAGGCGCATGGGAGCTCAAGAGCGTCGGCCCGAACAACGTGGACGACTTCAACGTGTTCGGCGCGAATGCTCGGCGGTATGATCCCACCAACGGGACCATCTCGATGGGTGATGTGGTGGTGTTTAGCGATATCACCGACACCAAATAA
- a CDS encoding Protein RtcB: MPYQVIHNVRVWGKPDEESVKQIIRCASSGDAKRACLMADHHKGYSQPIGGVVAYRNMVSPSGVGYDIACGNKAVRTALKLDDLRGRIPKIADLIAEHIEFGIGRRNPTPIEHPLFDDPTWKEVKELQKLKDLAYSQLGTVGAGNHYVDVFVEEATGDIWVGVHFGSRGFGHKVATGFLNLAHGRPFDAKPRGENMDAPPTLLRVDTPLGQAYLAAMKLAGEYAYAGRDYVVAKVLELLETHATYSVHNHHNFAWKERHGGEDVWVIRKGATPCFPGQESFIGGSMGDISVIVRGKDTPEARDALYSTVHGAGRIMSRTQAAGKMVWRKKRRVGGAISEERMRRAVADFGVELRGGGPDEAPFVYRKLEDVLAAHAETMEILHVLKPIIVVMAGPDVYDPYKD; encoded by the coding sequence ATGCCGTATCAAGTGATCCATAACGTGAGAGTGTGGGGCAAACCCGATGAAGAGTCCGTGAAGCAGATTATCCGCTGCGCTTCATCGGGCGATGCAAAACGCGCCTGCCTCATGGCCGACCACCACAAGGGCTACTCGCAGCCCATCGGCGGAGTCGTTGCCTATCGCAACATGGTGTCGCCTTCAGGAGTGGGTTACGACATCGCATGTGGGAACAAGGCTGTGCGAACCGCCCTTAAGCTCGACGATCTTCGAGGTCGTATTCCGAAAATCGCTGACCTGATCGCAGAGCATATTGAGTTTGGCATTGGTCGGCGCAATCCGACTCCGATCGAACATCCGTTATTCGATGACCCAACTTGGAAAGAGGTTAAGGAACTTCAGAAACTCAAAGACCTCGCCTACAGTCAGCTCGGAACTGTCGGCGCGGGCAATCACTACGTGGATGTTTTCGTCGAGGAAGCCACGGGCGACATCTGGGTTGGCGTGCACTTCGGGAGCCGGGGTTTTGGCCACAAGGTGGCCACTGGCTTTCTGAATTTGGCACATGGCCGCCCCTTCGATGCGAAACCGCGCGGTGAGAACATGGATGCGCCCCCAACACTCCTACGAGTGGACACACCACTTGGTCAAGCCTACCTCGCCGCGATGAAATTAGCGGGGGAATACGCATACGCCGGACGCGACTACGTCGTGGCGAAGGTGCTCGAGTTACTGGAAACCCACGCGACCTACAGCGTGCATAACCATCACAACTTTGCCTGGAAAGAGCGACATGGAGGCGAGGATGTGTGGGTGATCCGAAAGGGCGCCACGCCATGTTTCCCGGGGCAAGAATCGTTTATCGGTGGCTCTATGGGCGACATCAGCGTCATCGTGCGGGGCAAAGACACCCCAGAGGCGCGCGATGCGCTTTACTCAACCGTCCATGGCGCGGGCAGAATCATGAGCCGCACCCAAGCTGCCGGGAAAATGGTCTGGCGAAAAAAGCGGCGCGTGGGCGGTGCAATCAGCGAGGAGCGCATGCGCCGAGCTGTGGCGGACTTTGGGGTCGAGTTGCGCGGGGGTGGCCCGGACGAAGCGCCGTTCGTATACCGAAAACTCGAAGACGTCCTTGCTGCACACGCCGAGACGATGGAGATCCTTCATGTGCTGAAACCCATCATTGTCGTTATGGCTGGTCCCGACGTCTACGACCCGTATAAGGACTGA
- a CDS encoding Seryl-tRNA synthetase, translated as MLDLQYLREHPEEVRQRAKLKNVDVDVDTILRVDANRRETLQRAESLRHERRKLSEDIGKRIKAGEDAEPLKEQVRRLGEEIKILEDEAAELEAELKNLLLRVPNLPHESVPVGKDESQNRVVREWGEKPTFDFTPLPHWEIGEKLGIINFEQGSKITGSGFIVYAEAGARLQRALINFMLDMHVERHGYREVYPPFVVSRETMTGTGQLPKFEDDLYRIDRDDLFLIPTAEVPVTNLRREEILNDAELPLYYVAYTPCFRREAGSYGKETRGITRVHQFDKVEMVKLVRPEDSFAELETLVRDAEDVLQALGLHYRVVEICTGDLGFSNCKQYDLEVWAPGMGRYLEVSSCSNFTDFQARRANIRFRREPKSKPEFVHTLNGSGLALPRTMIAILETYQRADGRVVVPEVLRDRMKCDLI; from the coding sequence ATGTTAGATCTTCAGTACCTTCGCGAACATCCAGAAGAAGTGCGACAGCGCGCTAAATTAAAGAACGTAGACGTGGACGTCGATACGATCCTGCGCGTGGATGCCAACCGCCGGGAAACCCTCCAACGCGCTGAGAGCTTGCGTCACGAACGTCGCAAACTCTCCGAAGACATCGGCAAACGGATCAAAGCTGGCGAGGACGCAGAACCACTTAAAGAGCAGGTGCGGCGCCTCGGGGAAGAGATCAAAATCTTAGAGGACGAGGCGGCTGAGCTCGAAGCCGAGCTAAAAAACCTCCTGCTTCGCGTCCCCAACCTCCCGCATGAGAGTGTCCCGGTCGGCAAGGATGAAAGCCAAAACCGCGTCGTGCGCGAATGGGGTGAAAAACCAACGTTTGATTTTACGCCACTCCCCCACTGGGAGATTGGCGAGAAACTTGGAATCATCAATTTCGAGCAAGGCTCAAAGATTACGGGGTCAGGGTTCATCGTGTATGCAGAGGCTGGGGCACGCCTCCAACGGGCACTGATCAACTTCATGCTCGACATGCACGTGGAACGCCACGGCTACCGAGAGGTCTATCCGCCGTTTGTTGTGTCACGCGAAACAATGACAGGGACGGGGCAGCTCCCGAAGTTTGAAGACGACTTATATCGGATTGACCGTGATGACCTATTCCTGATTCCGACAGCCGAGGTGCCGGTCACAAATTTGCGCCGCGAGGAGATTCTGAATGACGCGGAACTGCCCCTCTACTACGTAGCATACACCCCCTGCTTCCGACGTGAGGCCGGTTCCTACGGTAAAGAGACGCGTGGTATCACTCGCGTGCACCAATTCGACAAGGTGGAAATGGTAAAGCTGGTGCGTCCTGAGGACAGCTTCGCGGAACTGGAAACGCTGGTGCGCGACGCGGAGGATGTGCTCCAAGCGTTAGGACTTCACTACCGCGTCGTCGAGATTTGTACTGGCGACCTGGGTTTTTCAAACTGCAAGCAGTATGACTTGGAAGTTTGGGCGCCGGGCATGGGCCGCTACCTCGAGGTCTCGTCTTGCTCAAATTTCACAGATTTTCAAGCTCGGCGGGCCAACATTCGTTTCCGGCGTGAGCCAAAGTCAAAGCCTGAGTTCGTGCACACGCTAAATGGCAGCGGGCTGGCGCTCCCGCGGACAATGATTGCCATCCTCGAGACTTATCAACGTGCGGACGGGCGCGTTGTTGTTCCCGAGGTCCTACGCGACCGCATGAAGTGCGATCTGATTTGA
- a CDS encoding Lipopolysaccharide biosynthesis protein WzxC, which produces MLRFGELTRRVGVVALMRAVPPATALVTNMILARTLSKEINGEIQKVLIIVQVASLVGAFGLQTSLYYFLPRLRPEEKRSFVLQSFALVMAIGMALAIAIYTHADKVATWLQQPALSDALEVGAITVFAALLGMLADPLFIAERRAGLGLAVAVGAGALQVVWLAVASWTPAAQALGLASASRGQQIRMIVWAFAIAHGLRWLAALAFAFVCLPKGRLFPAGLSLLAQQIAYILPVGLTSALDTISSWLDRTLIARFYSSADLAVYTYGAIEIPFIAVVTGAVAPVLLPHFSGLLAQNQRDEVLAVWHRAVRKGGLILFGLFFFFLWLAEDFLVVLYSERYRESSLYFRIYLTLLPLRIVAFMPMLFALGRTRWVLTGALGEIVINLGLSLLLMLRTPLGMAGPAIGTVLATILQMLFYLEGIRRGLLVGWRNVLPWQALAMDFLRAAGWLLPLALLPASGFPSLIALTLGGFVYATYLWVVALPILRAEE; this is translated from the coding sequence GTGCTGCGATTTGGGGAGCTGACGCGACGAGTTGGTGTGGTGGCATTGATGCGAGCGGTGCCCCCTGCCACGGCTCTCGTCACCAACATGATCCTCGCGCGCACACTCTCAAAAGAAATCAATGGTGAGATCCAAAAAGTTCTCATCATCGTGCAAGTGGCTTCCCTTGTGGGAGCATTTGGCCTCCAAACCAGTCTTTACTACTTCCTCCCCCGCTTGCGGCCCGAGGAAAAGCGTAGTTTTGTGCTACAGAGTTTCGCGCTCGTGATGGCGATTGGTATGGCTTTGGCCATCGCTATCTACACTCACGCTGACAAAGTCGCGACGTGGTTGCAGCAACCAGCCTTAAGTGATGCCCTTGAGGTGGGGGCGATCACCGTTTTTGCTGCGCTGCTGGGAATGCTCGCGGATCCATTGTTTATTGCCGAGCGACGGGCAGGACTGGGCCTTGCGGTCGCGGTGGGGGCAGGGGCACTCCAAGTCGTATGGCTCGCGGTCGCGAGCTGGACCCCAGCGGCTCAGGCCTTAGGTTTGGCAAGTGCAAGTCGCGGGCAACAGATCCGAATGATTGTCTGGGCCTTTGCTATCGCACATGGACTACGCTGGCTTGCCGCACTTGCGTTTGCGTTTGTCTGTCTGCCCAAAGGACGCCTCTTTCCTGCCGGGCTCTCGCTACTGGCGCAGCAAATCGCCTACATCCTTCCGGTGGGACTTACGAGCGCGCTGGATACCATCTCGAGCTGGCTCGATCGAACGTTAATCGCAAGGTTCTACTCGAGCGCGGATTTGGCGGTGTACACGTATGGTGCGATCGAGATTCCTTTTATTGCAGTTGTGACTGGCGCCGTGGCTCCAGTGCTTCTTCCTCATTTCTCGGGTCTACTCGCGCAAAATCAGCGCGACGAAGTTCTTGCCGTTTGGCACCGCGCTGTGCGCAAAGGTGGACTGATTCTCTTTGGGCTGTTCTTCTTCTTTCTTTGGTTGGCCGAGGATTTTCTCGTCGTGCTTTACTCCGAGCGTTATAGAGAAAGCTCACTGTATTTTCGCATCTATCTCACGCTGCTCCCTTTGCGGATCGTCGCGTTCATGCCCATGCTGTTTGCTTTGGGACGCACCCGGTGGGTGTTGACCGGTGCTCTTGGGGAAATCGTCATAAACCTTGGCCTCTCCCTGTTGCTCATGCTTCGCACTCCGCTTGGGATGGCGGGGCCAGCCATTGGGACAGTACTTGCGACCATTCTACAAATGTTGTTTTATTTGGAAGGCATTCGCCGCGGGCTACTCGTAGGGTGGCGAAACGTTTTGCCTTGGCAAGCGCTTGCCATGGATTTTCTGCGTGCAGCGGGGTGGCTGTTGCCGCTTGCTCTTCTGCCGGCTTCTGGCTTTCCCTCCCTCATCGCGCTGACTCTTGGCGGCTTTGTGTACGCAACTTATCTCTGGGTGGTCGCGCTCCCCATCCTCCGTGCCGAAGAGTAA